One segment of Acidovorax sp. DW039 DNA contains the following:
- a CDS encoding RluA family pseudouridine synthase yields MPPVPEGVQAVWEDEHLLVLHKPAGLLCVPGRGPDKQDCLSARALQRWPDALVVHRLDQATSGLVMMARSLPIQRQLSEAFASRKMEKRYVAVVHGYLAAGNGDEWQTINLPIAADWERRPLRVVDATTGKPSQTLWRVLAHDPHANTTRVELEPLTGRTHQLRVHMAALGHPIVGDALYGSTQVSHQRLLLHARALGFYHPVHQNWCHVLAPEAF; encoded by the coding sequence ATGCCCCCCGTGCCCGAGGGCGTGCAAGCGGTGTGGGAGGACGAGCACTTGCTAGTGCTGCACAAACCCGCAGGCTTGCTGTGCGTGCCCGGCCGTGGCCCCGACAAGCAAGACTGCCTGAGCGCGCGGGCGCTGCAGCGCTGGCCTGATGCACTGGTGGTGCACCGCCTGGACCAGGCCACCTCAGGCCTGGTGATGATGGCGCGCAGCCTGCCCATACAGCGACAGCTCAGCGAAGCCTTTGCGAGCCGCAAGATGGAAAAGCGCTATGTGGCCGTGGTGCACGGCTATTTGGCAGCGGGCAACGGCGATGAGTGGCAAACCATCAACCTGCCCATTGCTGCAGACTGGGAACGGCGCCCGCTGCGGGTGGTGGACGCAACCACTGGCAAGCCCAGCCAGACCCTGTGGCGCGTGCTAGCCCATGACCCGCACGCAAACACCACGCGCGTCGAGCTGGAACCCCTCACAGGCCGCACCCACCAGCTGCGTGTGCACATGGCAGCGCTGGGCCACCCCATCGTGGGAGATGCGCTGTACGGGTCCACCCAAGTCAGCCATCAAAGGCTGCTGCTGCATGCCAGGGCGTTGGGCTTTTATCACCCGGTTCATCAAAACTGGTGCCATGTGCTGGCTCCTGAGGCTTTTTGA
- a CDS encoding DUF4902 domain-containing protein, which translates to MAALWEGVCLALRAVVMQVSPDGLLRLSIDELLSLPIEHLVSGLDGPDNGPLACVCGSETVISGYTEWVSTSFPAVSIGWDWELQLLWHDRPFAWRRLGQPRTNVMLVYAAGGDTGWARNLELLSTVVDALPWQDRLVRAVGIAPHLC; encoded by the coding sequence ATGGCCGCTCTGTGGGAGGGCGTTTGTTTGGCATTGCGGGCAGTGGTCATGCAGGTATCGCCTGACGGCCTGTTGCGCTTGTCGATTGACGAGCTGCTGTCCTTGCCCATCGAGCACCTGGTATCGGGCCTGGACGGACCCGATAACGGCCCTCTGGCCTGCGTCTGCGGGAGCGAAACCGTCATCAGCGGTTACACGGAGTGGGTCAGCACCTCGTTTCCTGCGGTGTCTATTGGGTGGGACTGGGAGCTGCAGCTGTTGTGGCATGACCGCCCATTTGCGTGGCGGCGGCTGGGTCAGCCTCGCACCAACGTGATGCTGGTCTACGCGGCGGGTGGAGATACGGGTTGGGCGCGCAACCTGGAATTGCTCTCTACCGTGGTGGACGCCTTGCCTTGGCAAGACCGGTTGGTGCGTGCAGTGGGCATCGCGCCCCACTTGTGTTGA
- a CDS encoding ATP-binding protein, whose amino-acid sequence MSQPDLSFLLNREPDKPEPAVREERRKADRPQGSVAKLIAELRAYQAELEAQNKVLRYSQTVAESASERFETLFSSVPLALMVVDEYDMVVQANSMAHRSFQPTERDRPLTSLMPFVCDSDADRVQQAFAQAREEGHSEVTEVVFVIAPDVRITGDLHIARIETAQGESPPQLQFLCAVIDQGPLLAERQALQQRNEQLHASEKRLEAVINSALDAIICVDQDGLITVFNPTAAALFQCSAQDALGSPLERFLPAAGQAMAFAQLTTQAMLGEMTACTASAKELAVEVSVSFERHAEGETTTVFARDLTGRKKTEAHRNELEAQLRESHKMQAVGTMAGGIAHDFNNILGAILGNVELAKADCGPGSAAMESLLEIEKAGRRARDLVRQILTFSRNEPPRRTAVALAEVAHDTERLLRVTLPPGVELHMQLPQDLPRILADATQVEQALLNLCTNAIHAIGAAKGSIHVEAAATQPDQRLSERLGLAAGDYVALTVQDNGPGMDAITLQRIFEPFFTTKPVGQGTGLGLAVVHGVMRTHEGAVDVHSAPGEGSRFTLYFPVAQPAQNAAPQPGQRMQADAPVQSLASITTSTAEQPQAAPAAAPATAARPPHVMYVDDDQALVFLVQRLLRRRGYQVSGFTDPHEATEALRAAPQDYDLLVTDYNMPGFCGVDLVREARLIRPDLPVALASGYVTTEIEQAALAEGARALIHKPNDVEELCATVHRLVRGDDAA is encoded by the coding sequence AACTGATTGCCGAGCTGCGCGCCTACCAGGCGGAACTGGAGGCGCAGAACAAGGTGCTGCGCTACAGCCAGACCGTGGCAGAGAGTGCTTCGGAGCGGTTTGAGACGCTGTTCTCCAGCGTGCCGCTGGCGCTGATGGTGGTGGATGAATACGACATGGTGGTGCAAGCCAACTCCATGGCGCACCGCTCCTTCCAGCCTACCGAGCGCGACAGACCCCTCACCTCCCTGATGCCCTTTGTGTGCGACAGCGACGCCGACCGCGTGCAGCAGGCGTTTGCGCAGGCGCGGGAGGAAGGGCACAGCGAGGTGACCGAGGTGGTGTTTGTGATTGCGCCGGATGTGCGCATCACCGGTGACTTGCACATCGCACGCATTGAGACCGCCCAGGGCGAGAGCCCACCGCAGTTGCAGTTTTTGTGCGCAGTGATTGACCAGGGTCCTTTGCTCGCAGAGCGGCAAGCGCTGCAGCAGCGCAACGAACAATTGCACGCTAGCGAAAAGCGGCTGGAGGCGGTGATCAACTCGGCGCTGGACGCCATCATCTGTGTGGACCAGGACGGGCTCATTACCGTGTTCAACCCCACGGCAGCGGCGCTGTTTCAGTGCAGCGCGCAAGATGCCCTGGGCAGCCCGCTGGAGCGCTTTTTGCCCGCAGCCGGGCAGGCCATGGCCTTTGCCCAGTTGACCACGCAGGCCATGCTGGGCGAGATGACCGCCTGCACCGCCAGTGCCAAGGAACTGGCGGTGGAGGTGAGCGTGTCGTTCGAGCGCCATGCCGAGGGCGAAACCACCACCGTATTTGCCCGCGACCTGACGGGCCGCAAAAAGACCGAAGCCCATCGCAACGAACTGGAAGCGCAGCTGCGCGAGTCCCACAAGATGCAGGCGGTGGGCACCATGGCGGGGGGCATTGCGCACGACTTCAACAACATTCTTGGCGCCATTCTGGGCAACGTGGAGCTGGCCAAGGCCGATTGCGGTCCCGGCTCTGCGGCCATGGAGAGCCTGCTGGAGATTGAAAAGGCGGGGCGCAGGGCGCGTGACCTGGTGCGCCAGATTCTGACCTTCAGCCGCAACGAGCCCCCACGCCGCACGGCCGTGGCACTGGCCGAGGTCGCCCACGACACGGAACGGCTGCTGCGCGTGACACTGCCGCCAGGCGTGGAACTGCACATGCAGTTGCCACAGGACCTGCCCCGCATACTGGCAGATGCCACCCAGGTGGAGCAGGCACTGCTGAACCTGTGCACCAATGCCATCCACGCCATTGGCGCGGCCAAGGGCAGCATCCATGTAGAGGCCGCGGCCACCCAGCCCGACCAGCGCCTGAGCGAACGCCTGGGCCTGGCGGCTGGCGACTATGTGGCCCTGACGGTGCAAGACAACGGGCCCGGCATGGATGCCATCACGCTGCAGCGCATTTTTGAGCCCTTCTTCACCACCAAGCCCGTGGGCCAGGGCACGGGCCTGGGGCTGGCCGTGGTGCACGGGGTGATGCGCACGCACGAGGGCGCAGTAGACGTACACAGCGCGCCGGGGGAAGGCAGCCGGTTCACGCTGTACTTTCCGGTGGCGCAGCCTGCGCAAAATGCAGCCCCCCAGCCCGGCCAGAGGATGCAAGCGGATGCGCCCGTGCAATCCCTTGCATCCATCACCACATCTACAGCAGAGCAACCACAAGCCGCCCCGGCTGCGGCCCCAGCTACTGCCGCACGGCCCCCGCATGTGATGTATGTGGATGACGATCAGGCGCTGGTGTTTTTGGTGCAACGGCTGCTGCGCCGCCGGGGCTACCAGGTCAGCGGCTTTACCGATCCGCACGAAGCCACCGAGGCGTTGCGGGCCGCACCGCAGGACTACGACCTGTTGGTCACCGACTACAACATGCCCGGCTTTTGCGGGGTGGATCTGGTGCGCGAAGCCCGGCTGATCCGTCCCGATCTGCCCGTGGCCCTGGCATCGGGCTATGTCACCACCGAGATTGAACAAGCGGCCTTGGCGGAAGGCGCACGCGCGCTCATCCACAAACCCAACGATGTGGAAGAGCTGTGCGCCACCGTGCACCGCCTTGTGCGCGGTGACGATGCTGCCTGA
- a CDS encoding autoinducer binding domain-containing protein, producing the protein MTSWQEDLLDVLDQTRSEHEVFRKIEAAARSLGFEHCAYGLRVPLPLSNPQTILLNNYPEAWQDRYVRESYVQIDPTVHHGCRSHAPLLWTSAVFAQAQEFWEDARSFGLRFGWAKACVDGGGVRGMFTLARSADAVGEQELRENEMKMRWLAHVAHGALSRIFTTRQAELIQPNLTAREIEVLKWTADGKTSADISTLLDVSENTVNFHVKNAVFKLQTTNKTAATVRAAMLGLLG; encoded by the coding sequence ATGACAAGCTGGCAAGAAGATCTTCTGGACGTGCTGGACCAGACCCGTTCGGAACACGAGGTGTTCCGGAAAATTGAAGCTGCGGCTCGCTCGCTGGGCTTTGAGCATTGCGCTTATGGATTGCGGGTTCCATTGCCTTTGTCCAACCCCCAGACCATCTTGCTCAACAACTACCCTGAGGCATGGCAAGACCGCTATGTGCGGGAAAGTTACGTGCAGATAGACCCCACCGTACACCATGGATGCCGCAGCCACGCACCGCTGCTGTGGACTTCAGCCGTGTTTGCCCAGGCTCAGGAGTTCTGGGAAGATGCCCGCTCCTTCGGACTGCGCTTTGGCTGGGCAAAAGCCTGTGTGGACGGTGGCGGCGTGCGGGGCATGTTCACGCTGGCACGCTCGGCCGATGCGGTGGGCGAGCAGGAACTGCGCGAGAACGAGATGAAGATGCGCTGGCTTGCCCACGTGGCACACGGCGCGCTGTCCCGGATTTTCACGACCCGGCAAGCCGAGCTGATTCAGCCCAACTTGACCGCCAGAGAAATCGAGGTGCTGAAATGGACTGCCGATGGCAAAACGTCTGCCGATATCTCCACGCTGCTGGACGTTTCCGAAAACACCGTGAACTTCCATGTGAAGAACGCCGTGTTCAAACTGCAGACCACCAACAAGACGGCAGCCACCGTGCGCGCCGCCATGCTGGGGCTGCTGGGTTAG